The genomic window tacgtctagttgtgattgggattATGTATGTCTCGATGACCAGGAAgcagaatcgcttgacctagctctcaagttgttgtttcgtaccctaaaccaccgccgggtcgtccctttatatactgaggttgacacccagcagctctacagagtcccggccggcttatagattgtatccggctcggtctcttaatctttcttgacttacaacacaagttacatgaacaaggcggtttaacactacgggccttaagtctccTCTGGGCCTTGGGGCCTTTACTAAGCCGCCATCTTCAACCTTGAGCTTCTATCTTCAGGAATGCTTGTAGTTATAACCCGACTCCTTAtggcgggtcatacctagtagttttattccgtaaggggctgatttggattcatatgtttcatgctatggttagatttatcctaattcttctttcgtagttgcggatgcttgcaagagggggtaatcataactgggaggcttgttcaagtaagaacaacatcaGAGTAACGAACGTCAATCAAACAaaaatgatgaaagtgactagatgaaattcccgtgtgtcctcaagaacacttttcttattataagagactgtttcagcctgtcctttgctacaaaaaggattggctacctttctgcacctttgttaccgttactactTATTGCTCGTCTCAAATTacattgctatcaaactatctgttaccgacaatttcagtgcttgcagaaaataccttgctgaaaactgcttgtcatttccttctgctcctcgttgggttcgacactcttacttatcgaaaggactatgattgatcccctatacttgtggtcatcattctccaatgtatctataatttttttattccatgttattatattatcaatcgtggatattttatatgactttttatgctattttatatcattttttcggaTTAACCtgttaacctagtgcctagtgccagttgttgttttctgcttgttttggtTTTTCAGAAAATCTGTACCAAACGAAGCCTAAACGCTACGGAACTTTTTAACGATTTTTTTCTGaacaagagagaccctagaagcttcgggaggagaccagacgACAATCAAGGAGATGGCGAGGCAACAGGGCGCACCCTAGAGGGGGTGCCCTGTTACCTTGTGGGCCCATGTGTCTCCGTCTGACGTAATTTCACCTTTATAAATTCTCTAATattgggaaaccaacagagagccacttGAAACcctttttccgccaccgcaagttttttttcttttgcgatcccatctggaggccttttttggtactctgccggaaggggaatcgatcatggagggcctctaaatCATCCTTGCtaccttccgatgatgcgtgagtagttcaccacagacctacgggtccatagctagtagctagatggcttcttctttctctttgatcttcaataccatgttctcctcgatgttcttggagttctatccgatgtaatcttattttgcggtgtgtttgttaggatccgataaattgtgagtttatgatctgaatattcatgagaagtaattgagtcttctctaaattttattatgcatgattgttatagctttgtactTTTCTTCGATCTATCcgcttggtttggccaactagattgatttatcttcaatgggagatatgctttgtgatgggttcaatcttgcggtgctctatatcccagtgacacaaggggacaagacacgtatttgtattgctGCCATTAAAAGGTAAAATGATAGGGTTTATTCATagtgattgggtttactttgtctacatcatgtcatcttgcttaaggcgttacttcgtttttcatgaacttaataccatagatgcatactggatagcggccgactgatggagtaatagtagtagatgcagataggagtcggtatatttgtctcggacgtgatgcctatatatatgatcattgccttgaatattatcataactatgcgcttttctatcaattgcccaacagtaatttgttcacccaccgtatgctatgtgttcgagagagagaagtctctagtgaaaactatggccccccaggtctactttaatcatattactaaaatcTAAATTCCTTTGctgctattttattttattttattttgttttgttttgcaatttatccatctacctatacaagatttgatcTTTGCAAGTAACGAgtccaaggggattgacaaccctcttgcccgcgttgggtgcaagtatttgcttttgtgtgcgTATGTGTTGTTCATgaggctttgcgtgattctcctattggttcgataaaccttggttctcatcgagggaaatacttatctctactgtactacatcatTTCTCCTCTTCGGAAAAAAccacgcagctcacaagtagcacaacGCTCATCTCCCCAACAGCTGGCATCTCAGCCCAGATCGGGTGCCCGTGCCGCCTATCCCGACGAGCGGCCGCGCCCGTCTGCTGGAGATCGACTACCGGCGTGCCCGCCAGCCACCAGACCTCCTGAACAGCCAGTGGTACACCGTCGATTCTCTCGTGTGGGACACCTGGTTCCGGGACGagcacgacctgcatcggcagacGTTTTTCGCCGATCGTGATCCAAGCCCGCCATGGGCGCGCTCTGCTAGCCGTGTGCGTGCTCTCAGTTCGCCCAGGTCACGCGGTCGTGCGCGGGTGCATGCACAGTCCCACGCCCTCCCCCTCGTCATCCTTGCCACCAGCTCCCACCATGACCGCCGAAGAGGAGGAGGGCTGGTGAGGAGGGTGCTCGAGGAGTCCGAGAGGGAGTACGACCGCGCCCAGCAGGACTGCCTCGACATGATGATGGCACTTTCGGGTGCCGATGATGTGGCCATACCCGAGCTGGAGGTCAAAGAGGAGCCAGTTTCGGATCCACCCGCTGCAACCTGGAACCCGGAGTTGGTGGGGGAGTCCTGGACGTGGACATCCACGGTGCCATGCAACCCACCTTAACCGCCGGCCTCGTGGGTGGGCACATAGCTGTGgtcaccagcccccccccccccccccccaaccacagCAGGCGCCGCCCGCGCCTCTTTGGCAACCACCTGAGGCGTTGCCTGCCCTTCTTTGGCAGCCACCAATGAGGCCGCCAACCCACCTTTGGCAGCCACGCCGTACATTGACCTCACCatggatgatgatgacgaggacaaCGACGACTGAAGACGACCAGCAAGGCGGTGATGGCCCGATCTAGGGTTTCTAGTTTTTACATTTTTTTTAATTCCAAGTTTAATTTGAATGTTCGGGCGTGACTTTTGTGGACTTTCTAAGTTAATGTAATATGTATCGTTTTTAATTATTTGTAATGTTTTTTTAATTTAAGTTCATAATGCGGACAAATATTTGAAATGCGGCGGTCGGTTGAGCGCATAGACAGATGAGTGACCGCAAACGGACGGTCGTGTCCGTTTTACCGACGCAAATGGACAGAAATCAAACATAATCCATATCATTTGCGGTCGTGCGTTGAAATTGGCCTTATAGCTACTTTGTGTTTGTGCTTTGCCTCATAAGCCTTTCGTATTATATGTTGCTGCGTTTTAGGGAGGCTGTCATATAGAGACTCTGCTAGAGCTGTTTTAAACCAGTTTAAGTTCACGTTTTTCACATCCAAATTTGGCCCTTTCTCCGTAAAATTCGATTCTGAAATTGCAAATTGTGGTGGATTAGCCGGCCGGAGGAAGCAGGTGAAAGGCCGAGATATTTCTTTCCCGTAGTCGTCGCCTCACGCTGCCCCTGAGTAGCTCCCGTAGCTCGCCGCCCCGTGCGCCATGAGTTGCGCGGCGGTGTGTGCTCCCACCTCCGGTCTCGGCCGCCACCACGgcttcctctcctccccctcgACTGTATGCAGGCGACGAGGGAGAGCTTCCTACACTATCCGGGCCTGTGCCAACTCCGGCGACGCGGATGACAGCGGCGGAGGTCTCCTACCTCGGATGGTGCTGCACGACTCCCTCGATGCCGCGGGGGTCGTCACTGATCACGCTAGGGCGGCGAGGGACGGGTTCGCGGTGCAGATCGGGAGGCTCACGAGGCTCAACGCTGAGACCAGCATCGCCATCAGCCGCGGCGCCGATCTCGCGCGGGCCGCGCTCTGTATCGCGGCTGAGGACGACTCGCTCGTCTCCCACTCCTCTGTGCCGCTCCCCGTCGACGCCTTCATTGCTCGCCTTGACGACCTTTCCACCGGGTTCCTCGCCGCGGGATTCCTCCCGCCCTCCGGCGCGCCGCCCGAGGTCTTCTTCGACCACCTCGACCGCTACCTCTACGTCCACAAGGTAATTTGACAGTCAAATTGATGCGATCATGTTACATTTTGGATaaatcggcataaatgccacgggcACATTTTGGTATCGATATGAGACTCCGAATATGCAATTTCAAGCCCTTCATTAAATTATGCGGAATCGTGTTCCATCTATCAGTTGTACCATCAATTGATGTGCTAGCATGTTACTACGTTGCAATTTTTCATTCAGGGCTTTCGAAGAACAAACGTAGCATCAGATGCTCGGGCTATGTATCTTCACTCGGTATGATTGACCCTGTCTTCTCCGCTTTGTATGTAATCTCACGTGATTGCCATGTGTGTGGTCTATCCATTCTAATGTTGTTTTTGTTGTCTACAATTGGCAGACTTTGACATGCCGATCAGGATCAGCTCTAATGCTTTCGTTGATATATTCGGAGATGCTAAAGACACTACGGTTATATGGCTTACTAGACTTCGATGAGGAGATCTACTTTCCACATGATCTCAATGGCCGCCCTAGGGGCTATGACAAACGAAGAAGCAAGTTTTGTGATGAACCAAATATTATGACAGCGAAGTCACTTTTGGTTGAGGTGAGCTTATTTTGATCTTCATTCCAGATGTTCCATTTTCAAACGTCATTTAGCTGTGGAAGTATCAGGCAAGAATAACTTTGAGCATTTGCTAAATACTCATTTAATGTTTTTGGGGAAGTATCCTGCAATTGAGAAATCTTAGCTCGCTCTGGTTTGCTGAATAGAGATATTTTCATCAGCTTCTTCACTAGCAGCAAAATGGCTGCCATATTGGTTTTGGGTTTCAGAACGAGACTTGAGTTCAATCCCTTCTTGGCAAATTTTATATGCAAATACTGTCAAAGGTGTTTCATAACTTTAGACAATTCATTCTCACGACATTCTGGACTAGCCTAAACTTATTATTTGGTTCTGTTCCATACTTATCCGTATACAAGTCTTCTGTTTAGAAAATAAACTAGAGTTTGGCAGGCCTTTTCAGCATTCACCACTTATTGCTTTCTTAGCTTCATACACATTATACAATACAACTGTAAGTAATGTATTTTCCTTAGGGTCTTTTGTTTCACCCGCTCATGTTTGAGACCCAACAGTTAAGTTACATTTGCAAAGTTATTACGTGTCCCCCAAACCAGGTAACATTACGTGGTTTTCACCTGATGATTCTGGACGTTACATCCGATTCGTATACTCAGAACCAGAAATTTAGGTGTCAACTCTTAATTGGGTATTTTTCTGAATAATATCTTAACTGGGCTTTTACCTGGAACTGTATCCCAACCCTGAATAGCTTGCTCTGGGCGTTACATGGTTGCTTATCTCTTAAGATAGTTTGCTTCTTCTCCTAATGTTAGCTATCATGCTTTGGTTCTCTTCTTTTAATGGTGATTTTATAAGGCTCCAACAGTTGACATCTGTTGAATGCAATGACATTTGGGCATACTTTGATTAATCCGTTTTCCAGATTTTACAAACTCTGAAGGGTATGTTTTGGCCGTTCCAGTCTAATCAGTCAAGTAGCTTATTTTTGAATGCTGTTGCTGCAAACCACCATGGCCCTGGTAATGTAGGCGGCAGTCAGGCAAGGTCACATGGCAATATAAGGTTTGTTTTGTGTATAACCTGGTCAGCATACAATTGCTATTGTCATCATACATGATACGAATTACGACACTGGAGTGACGTGATTTTATTTTTATAGTGCCATAGAGATGGCTGCTGCTAAATCTGCTCAACATAGGTTGATGCGTGGAGTATGGACTAATGTGCGCTTTGGTGATATGCGTCGTGCTTTGGCAGGTACAACACTTTTCCGTTTAGTTTCTTACTAATTTGGAGGTGCATACAAGGACGACGTGGTGGAACTCGTGGATCTTCCGTTAAAATGATTAGAATAAGTCACCTCATTGATAATTCACAATAGTGCCTTTGATTTTTCTGTTTCTTATTCACGATATATCCAAACTATCCACACCTGTACATTCCTTGTTCCCCATCAAGAATTTTGGAAACAGATAGGCCATTGCCTTTCTTTTCTCTAAGTCCCTGTTTCTCCAAATCTGCATTTTCTAGCAGTCACTGACCAGGTTCATTCATACCATGCATCTTGATGGCAGCTTGCGAGAGATTGATCCTACTGAATCACAATCCCTGTGAGCTTAGGGACTATGCTGCCCTTCTGTACCACTGTGGCTACTACAAAGATTGCCTGCAGTACTTAACGTCGTACCAAAATGCCATGGTATTTCATCTTCAAATCTTGCATTCAGCCATTGTAAATACTACGCCGCCTGTAAATGCCACTCTACATCTATTCCTTACAGGTTGGGCAGCCCCGGACCAATCCACTGGAGATGTTGGAGGACGACGCAGTGAACACTCTCACGGCACGAGTAAACCTAATTTTAGCAGAGGATGGCTGGGACAGCCACAGACCTGCTGCAAGTTACTGGACCAAAAATTCTGAGCCATGGTAGACACTCTTGACCGATCAGTGTATATAATTCACTAACTGAGACATGGATGTGCAACAACTTGTACATATAATTGTACCCTGGACGTTTTCAAGCATTTATGAAATGGGACTAAATTCTGGTGCCGTTCTCACTTTGCATCTTTCTCAACTTGTGCAGTCAAAAACAATCACGACAAATGTAAACTCATATTGATTTTTAGTCTTCAGTTATGTTCACCGAAGAACTTGTACGAGATATTAACCATTGATGTAAACCTCGAAAAGTTTACCACGGATCACAGTATCGCAGTAGCATAAGATTCaaggattactagtagtagtagatATAATCCAAATACAGTCATAGGGATCGAAGAAAGCCAAACAATATTGTCATTACACAGGATAACCAAACTAATTATGATAATAAGTACTAGCATATCACGAATGACTAGTAGCACCGGATGAACTCTAATAGAGAAGGAATTGATTAAACCTCAATAATAAAACCTGACTAACTACTAGAAGAGCAAACTGATCACTGAAGCAGCAAGACGAGACCGACACAAAGAGCGGCCATCGCTGCAGCGAGAGCGACGCCGCCGGCAGCAACCGCAGCGGCACCAGAGGACGTGCCCGGTGAAGACCCACCGTGCCCGCCGCCAGACCCAGAGCCGTCTCCGCCTTGGCCTGGCGCATAGGCGGCCGGAGCAGGCGCGGGCGCAGGCTCGGCCGGGTGCACCATGACGCGCACGATGAGCCTCTGGCCCTCCTCGCAATGCCCCGGCTCACCGCTGATGAAGCAGAAGAAGCCCGGCCTATCGAGACGCACCGTGGTGCTGCCGTCGGCGAACCTTGACAGGGGGTCCGTGGCGTTGCAGGCGTCGAACTCCTCGCGGGAGACGAGGAGCACCGAGTCGTTCTCGTACTTGAAGTCTGGAATCAAAAGAAAAGATCAGGTTGCAGGACACACGATCATGTGATGAATCATACACAACACAAGTACGCACGCCGTTGGTGACATGGTAAGGGAGATGGAAGAATGATGAGATCGCTGGATGACTCacagagctcgtcgccgacgtggaaGCGGTTGTTCATGGCCCACCAGCCATAGCTGGTGTTGGCATCCGGGACGCGCCACCCGCGCGGGCCACCGACGTGGAACACCAGCCCCTGCGCCGGCGTCGTGAGCGCAGGGATGGCGACGAATGCAAGGACGAAGGCCAGCGCGGGGAGGAGGAGCACAGGCTTGGAGGAGGAACCGATCATCAGCGCCGCCATGGCCGGATCGACGACCTCGGATTCAGCGGCCCGGCGGCGGTGCAGCAGGACGCGGAGGAAGGCGGAAGGGACGCCCGCGGCCCTAGgctgctgctgctctctctctctctctctctcgttgctccGGCCTGGAATGCAATGGCGTGCGCGGCTGTGTATGTGAAGCGCAGGCGCGCGCTCCAGGCGTGTGGTTTTATAGGGGAAGGCCAAGGGAGGCCGGGTAACTTCCCTTTGATGGAGGTTTGACCACGCTTTGAATTCCGCTCGCTGCTTCGTGGGGGAGGTGGGCGGGCGTGCCACGGACGTGCTTAATGAAGGAGGGGGACGTGGGATGTGAAGGTGACGAGGCGGTTTCATTTCCGCTGATTACCTTTGATAGAGCCGCGCGCGCTCTTGACCCGATTTGAAGACGGGGTGTATGTTCAAATGGTTCGGTTGGCTATCCATTTTTAGgattttcccccgctttgtatactacaaaaaacaacaacatcagactacccacaatgggagtaacaaaagtagtaacatcacacatatctaggttaaatagatgatgtggcatgcaataaatgaagaaagagatgaaaatggtaacatagctagttactactagtatgagtaacatcacacatatcaaggcaaggtgtatctatagcctaataaatgaagtgctccatgttaccacacatatgttactccccactatagaggtagtaacatagagtagtaacatgggcatgttactagtctatgttactacccattgtgggtGCTGGAGTGAAAGCAGCACATGCAcacccaaaaaaaaagaaaaagaaaatacaaaaggaaaaaatgccgacaacggcggatcaacaaaaatGAAGATGACTCGCAAGCGCTGCGCCCGCCGGAGAATTCCACCACGCTCCTAGCATCCCGAAACGCCGCATACCAAGCAACTCCTTCAAGAAGGAACGCGACGACAACGACGCTGCTACCGGACATggcttagggtttcccccagtaCGCGAAGGGCCGTGGGAGGGAAGGGGTAtatccgacgcccttcaggaaggcacggcggcgcccacgggcgtcaccgcgtcggtgccggaCAAGCCGACATGGATTTCTCCCAACCGTCAACCAACCACGACCCCAGATGATCCATCGCGCTCCACCATACTTGCTGTCCACCAATATGCGCCACCACGGACTCGTAGTCACCATCGCCGTCTCACCATCACAAGCGAAGCGAGACCGGCGGGATCGAGAGGAACCAACCGGAAACGAGGAGCAACTGGGTCAGCGGCCACatgggaggggacaacctccaccacCCTCGGCGATGACCGACCGGACGTGGCACAGGAGCAAACCaggcaccctgatacgtctccaacgtatctataattttttattgttccatgctattatattatttgttttggatgtttaatgggctttaatatgctcttttatattatttttgggactaacctattaaccggaggcccagtgccagtttatgtttttttgcctattttagagttttgcagaaaaggaataccaaacggagtccaaacggaatgaaaccttcgcgatgatctttcttggaccgaaagcaaaacagaagacttggagtagaagtctggaacgccacgaggaggccacgaggtatgagggcgcgcccaagggggtaggcgcgccccccaccctcgtgggcccctcgtagctccaccgacgtacttctttcgcctatatatactcttatgtcttagaaacatcagggagagccacgaaaccacttttccaccgccgcaaccttctgtaccggtgagatcccatcttggggccttttttggcgatctgtcggagggggaatcgatcacggagggcttctacatcaacaccatagcctctccgatgaagcgtgagtagtttaccacagaccttcgggtccatagttatcagctagatggcttcttctctctctttgattctcaatacaaagttctccttgctgttcttggagatctatttgatgtaatactcttttgcgatgtgtttgctgagatccgatgaattgtggatttatgaacaagattatctatgaatattatttggttcttctctgaattcttatatgcatgatttgatatctttgtaagtctcttcgaattatcggtttagtttggcctactagattgatctttcttgcaatgggagaagtgcttaactttgggttcaatcttgcggtgtcctttcccaatgacagtaggggcagca from Triticum aestivum cultivar Chinese Spring chromosome 3B, IWGSC CS RefSeq v2.1, whole genome shotgun sequence includes these protein-coding regions:
- the LOC123069675 gene encoding early nodulin-like protein 1, with the protein product MAALMIGSSSKPVLLLPALAFVLAFVAIPALTTPAQGLVFHVGGPRGWRVPDANTSYGWWAMNNRFHVGDELYFKYENDSVLLVSREEFDACNATDPLSRFADGSTTVRLDRPGFFCFISGEPGHCEEGQRLIVRVMVHPAEPAPAPAPAAYAPGQGGDGSGSGGGHGGSSPGTSSGAAAVAAGGVALAAAMAALCVGLVLLLQ
- the LOC123069674 gene encoding uncharacterized protein, with protein sequence MSCAAVCAPTSGLGRHHGFLSSPSTVCRRRGRASYTIRACANSGDADDSGGGLLPRMVLHDSLDAAGVVTDHARAARDGFAVQIGRLTRLNAETSIAISRGADLARAALCIAAEDDSLVSHSSVPLPVDAFIARLDDLSTGFLAAGFLPPSGAPPEVFFDHLDRYLYVHKGFRRTNVASDARAMYLHSTLTCRSGSALMLSLIYSEMLKTLRLYGLLDFDEEIYFPHDLNGRPRGYDKRRSKFCDEPNIMTAKSLLVEILQTLKGMFWPFQSNQSSSLFLNAVAANHHGPGNVGGSQARSHGNISAIEMAAAKSAQHRLMRGVWTNVRFGDMRRALAACERLILLNHNPCELRDYAALLYHCGYYKDCLQYLTSYQNAMVGQPRTNPLEMLEDDAVNTLTARVNLILAEDGWDSHRPAASYWTKNSEPW